Genomic window (Scylla paramamosain isolate STU-SP2022 unplaced genomic scaffold, ASM3559412v1 Contig31, whole genome shotgun sequence):
GTACAAATCCGCTGCATTCCGCTTCTTGGCTTCTCTCCTCACCCACTCCACCTCCTGGTCCGCCTCGCTCCGCCCTCCGGCCCAGGATTTGACTGGAAATTAAAATATGTGGATTATtaagctgctctctctctctctctctctctctctctctctctctctctctctctctctctctctctctctcacattaaaaACACTGTTGCCACATACCCTCCGCCCCATATGCAGTGTTGCCAGCCCTCCGCAGCTCATCCACCACCGAGGAGCTCCGTGATCCGCCCCAGAGGTCCACCTTCTTCCCCTTGTGGTTCGTCTCGTTCCAGTGGACGACAGACAGCGATGGGTGGACTTTTGCGGAACCTggcatctctttcctcttctccacccaccttcccgctgcctcctcctcctcctcctccgtgtcagaggaggaggagagggaggaggtggaggtggaggtggaggaggtgtccTTAACTATCCCATTCTGCTCCACATGGGTTCCGCTGTCTCTCGTCTTCTGGTTTTTTGTGGAGTCATGTTCTTGGGAGTTTTTTGAAGTCCCGGGGTTTtttgaggtagtggtggtggtggaggtggtggaggtggtggaggtagtggaagAAGTGGCATTAGAAGCAGCAGAAGACGTCAAACCTTCTCGTAAACTGAATTCTTTTCCCTGAGGTCTTTCACTCGAAACGCTTGATGCCGATTGGCCGTTACTCCCCGCCCCTTTGCACTTCCTGGCCTCTGATTGGTCGTCTGTGTTCCTGACAGCTGACTGGTCCTTGCTTGGTGCCCTGAATGCTGATTGGCTCCCCTGACAAGGCTTTTTTGAAGGGCTTGCTGGTTCCTCTTCGTGTTCCCTCACCCGTTTGGACAGTGTGGTGTCTGCGGTGTCTGTGGTGGGGTGCGGCAGGCCATTAGCTGCGTCCCTGTGTGGTGGAggggtgggtgtggatgtggagGGGGGCGTGGGGGAGCTGGTGGAGGCAGGGGGGCTGTCAGGACTTCGGGCGGATGAGACGCAGGTGAAGAGTGAAAAAATGGATCGTTTCATGGACTTGGTGGACTTATCTGACTTCCCACTGTCCACGCTGGTCTTACTCCGCAGGCTGCTTGAGTCCACATCCCTTCCGCCCGCCTCTGCTCCACCTTGACTCATAACGCCATTGTGAGATTGCGACTTTTCGAGTTCTGGCTTCTGTTTCACTTTGTCCACCTGCTTCTCCACCTGCTTCTCCACCTGCTTGCCCACCACAGTCACAGTCCACCCTTGACTGTCCGCCTCTGCCCGCGTGGAGCTTGCCGGCTGATCCACCACAGTAAACGGTCTACATCCACCTCCCCCACTACCTCCACTGCATTCACTAGGCGAGTGGAGGGCGGAATCTGTGACCTGCCACCCAGAATCCACTTTCGCCCTTCCTGGCACCACCTGGAGGGCACGTGGAACCATCCGTGTCTTGCTATCcacttcctttatctctccattCAGAATCCGCTGTCCGACAGAAGTGGATGGTCGATCCCTTCTAGTCTTCACTCCGTTTACTTTGCAGTCTCTTCCACGCTTCGCATCATCCACCTCCGATTCCTCCGAGTCATCCAAATATGGCACGAGGGATGGAATGGTGGTTCTGGTGGATGTGGAGGCAGATGTGGATGGTTTTGGGGTCCCAGGCGTTGAGTGTGACTTGGTGGATGAGTTTGTGGATGTTTTGGTGGATTGTACTGTCCTGTGTGGGGCTGcagtggatgtggtggtggtggtggtggtggcagtggatgaTGGAAGCTTGGCagatgtggaggtggtggaggaaggcgtggatgaggtggaggaggaggaggaggtggagaattTTGAGTTAATGGCAGTCTTTGTGGTGGAATTTGAAGGTTTTAAGGTGGAGGAGTTAGGTGGAGCGCTCTTGGTGGCGAGGAGTGTAGCGGATGAGTGGAGAATCAGTTTGCTAGGCTTGTTTAATCCACCATCCACTCCTATCGTCTTCGGCTTGAGTGGAAAAGACAGCCTCTCTctgcggacaaaaaaaaaaacaataagaacagaaacagcaattaaaaaaacacaaacaaacaaacaaacaaacaaacaaacaaacgtaccTTTCTTTATGACAAGCAAGAGATGATGGGATGTTTGCCTTCCCAGGAGCCCCCACAGGACCTCCAGCTGCTGCAGGACCCCCAACAGCCCCAACAGACCCCGCACCATCTCCAGCCCACCCGTTGACGACCGAAGAGGCACTGTGGCTAGTCGGCAGGCCCTTCGCGATCAAACCATCCGAATTTTGGTGGATTAACAGTTTTTCCGAGCTCTGCCTGATCACCTGCTTCAACGCTGGGATCTCCTTAGGCCTACGGAGCATCTCGTAAAATAAGATATAGGGGTTGCGGAGAAGGGCGCTCTGCAGGGAGATAGACCGGACCTgtttggagggagagagagggagggagaggggtgagtgtGACAGTATAGGTGGTGCAAGTggggacagatagatagacagacagacagacaggcagacacacacacaaacacaagatcaaaaaaaattaagcttTTTTAAATAATGCTTTTGCTGTGACAgtgaccaaacacacacacacacacacacacacacacacacacacacacacacacacacacaaacacacaagatcAAATATATCAaaattcagctttttttttatatttttaatgtgacagtgaccaaacacacacacacacacacacacacacacacacacacacacacaccgaggcATCGTCGAACTCAAACATGGATCCATTAGAAGCCTCCGCCACAGCAGTGTAATGGCCA
Coding sequences:
- the LOC135097754 gene encoding ubiquitin carboxyl-terminal hydrolase 36-like isoform X2 produces the protein MPASSDCVGEALHLAYYHPPRHLPCHPPHSTSQPTKGLADQLTVCGKQVLTNQVEYEAAGQQESVILDKLKSKYVTITATTATATTAATAPGMAQGTPRQCQGAKEDQLEEPQVVLWPRDKVTLGWRKIFPPGAGMVNLGNTCYLNSSLQALFHIPALANWLLEELQSHTQRCEATTTSNTAAFCSLCAMMKTLRATLDRSTPVIKPALIQHKLKSIGKTLMYGRQEDAHEFIKLLLDHMEKSYLSFRRATKLDYRSRETTPLNQIFGGYLRQQVICPLCRYVSTTFSHFQDLVLDIRSVSSVDDALNLHFRKETLDSENAYRCEKCHKKVPATKRHLIERAPHVLLIQLKRFTMSGGKIGKHINIQRTIDISRFVTGGGGKQGGGGGAGSGGGYQYRLTSMVIHLGGSQHGGHYTAVAEASNGSMFEFDDASVRSISLQSALLRNPYILFYEMLRRPKEIPALKQVIRQSSEKLLIHQNSDGLIAKGLPTSHSASSVVNGWAGDGAGSVGAVGGPAAAGGPVGAPGKANIPSSLACHKERERLSFPLKPKTIGVDGGLNKPSKLILHSSATLLATKSAPPNSSTLKPSNSTTKTAINSKFSTSSSSSTSSTPSSTTSTSAKLPSSTATTTTTTTSTAAPHRTVQSTKTSTNSSTKSHSTPGTPKPSTSASTSTRTTIPSLVPYLDDSEESEVDDAKRGRDCKVNGVKTRRDRPSTSVGQRILNGEIKEVDSKTRMVPRALQVVPGRAKVDSGWQVTDSALHSPSECSGGSGGGGCRPFTVVDQPASSTRAEADSQGWTVTVVGKQVEKQVEKQVDKVKQKPELEKSQSHNGVMSQGGAEAGGRDVDSSSLRSKTSVDSGKSDKSTKSMKRSIFSLFTCVSSARSPDSPPASTSSPTPPSTSTPTPPPHRDAANGLPHPTTDTADTTLSKRVREHEEEPASPSKKPCQGSQSAFRAPSKDQSAVRNTDDQSEARKCKGAGSNGQSASSVSSERPQGKEFSLREGLTSSAASNATSSTTSTTSTTSTTTTTSKNPGTSKNSQEHDSTKNQKTRDSGTHVEQNGIVKDTSSTSTSTSSLSSSSDTEEEEEEAAGRWVEKRKEMPGSAKVHPSLSVVHWNETNHKGKKVDLWGGSRSSSVVDELRRAGNTAYGAEVKSWAGGRSEADQEVEWVRREAKKRNAADLYNEEMDSGRNKKMKGCKRGGGGGGGGGGSQTQGHHHHHNQQQQQQQQQWNNNNSNNNNNNPFQRLQDTRFNNNNNNNNNNRSPANHHHNHHHHHHRYNHYNSHRNYNHHHHHNHHHHHYWDKTGRAWGRNNNNNNNNSNNSSSSSRRSKTHKKYKYKHNW
- the LOC135097754 gene encoding ubiquitin carboxyl-terminal hydrolase 36-like isoform X1 encodes the protein MPASSDCVGEALHLAYYHPPRHLPCHPPHSTSQPTKGLADQLTVCGKQVLTNQVEYEAAGQQESVILDKLKSKYVTITATTATATTAATAPGMAQGTPRQCQGAKEDQLEEPQVVLWPRDKVTLGWRKIFPPGAGMVNLGNTCYLNSSLQALFHIPALANWLLEELQSHTQRCEATTTSNTAAFCSLCAMMKTLRATLDRSTPVIKPALIQHKLKSIGKTLMYGRQEDAHEFIKLLLDHMEKSYLSFRRATKLDYRSRETTPLNQIFGGYLRQQVICPLCRYVSTTFSHFQDLVLDIRSVSSVDDALNLHFRKETLDSENAYRCEKCHKKVPATKRHLIERAPHVLLIQLKRFTMSGGKIGKHINIQRTIDISRFVTGGGGKQGGGGGAGSGGGYQYRLTSMVIHLGGSQHGGHYTAVAEASNGSMFEFDDASVRSISLQSALLRNPYILFYEMLRRPKEIPALKQVIRQSSEKLLIHQNSDGLIAKGLPTSHSASSVVNGWAGDGAGSVGAVGGPAAAGGPVGAPGKANIPSSLACHKERERLSFPLKPKTIGVDGGLNKPSKLILHSSATLLATKSAPPNSSTLKPSNSTTKTAINSKFSTSSSSSTSSTPSSTTSTSAKLPSSTATTTTTTTSTAAPHRTVQSTKTSTNSSTKSHSTPGTPKPSTSASTSTRTTIPSLVPYLDDSEESEVDDAKRGRDCKVNGVKTRRDRPSTSVGQRILNGEIKEVDSKTRMVPRALQVVPGRAKVDSGWQVTDSALHSPSECSGGSGGGGCRPFTVVDQPASSTRAEADSQGWTVTVVGKQVEKQVEKQVDKVKQKPELEKSQSHNGVMSQGGAEAGGRDVDSSSLRSKTSVDSGKSDKSTKSMKRSIFSLFTCVSSARSPDSPPASTSSPTPPSTSTPTPPPHRDAANGLPHPTTDTADTTLSKRVREHEEEPASPSKKPCQGSQSAFRAPSKDQSAVRNTDDQSEARKCKGAGSNGQSASSVSSERPQGKEFSLREGLTSSAASNATSSTTSTTSTTSTTTTTSKNPGTSKNSQEHDSTKNQKTRDSGTHVEQNGIVKDTSSTSTSTSSLSSSSDTEEEEEEAAGRWVEKRKEMPGSAKVHPSLSVVHWNETNHKGKKVDLWGGSRSSSVVDELRRAGNTAYGAEVKSWAGGRSEADQEVEWVRREAKKRNAADLYNEEMDSGRQNKKMKGCKRGGGGGGGGGGSQTQGHHHHHNQQQQQQQQQWNNNNSNNNNNNPFQRLQDTRFNNNNNNNNNNRSPANHHHNHHHHHHRYNHYNSHRNYNHHHHHNHHHHHYWDKTGRAWGRNNNNNNNNSNNSSSSSRRSKTHKKYKYKHNW